A genomic region of Thermodesulfobium narugense DSM 14796 contains the following coding sequences:
- a CDS encoding DUF3656 domain-containing U32 family peptidase codes for MENIYFSEKKDVTIPELLSPAGDFETLKAAIFAGADAVYFGAKNFSARSSAKNFDKEEIKSAILFAHERNVKCYITVNTLIKDSEFYECMKLIEQLCDLKADAIIVQDLGLIYKIREEFPNLEIHASTQTTTTSLHGAKFLKGLGVSRVILARELSLFEISEIAEVIDTEIFVHGALCYSYSGQCLMSSLIGGRSGNRGRCAQPCRMEYSLLNGESLIETGHLLSMKDLCLYPILPEILKTKIKSLKIEGRLKSRTYVANVTRIYRNALDSIQEMYSSGNQKIFKPSKSDLDDLAECFNRTFTTYNIKAPIHQRRHSQMKLIKNKENTFMDSSRPNNRGLFIGRITTSENKLYFEPLRECSKNDCFVIFSSQGNITLESNDFYIKDKKVFISNYKIRSKILEGDRVFRVRSGILEERANEIFRRSIKRYRVKVNIELDSDKIIVKADNKQKRLVKKINLEIAKKYPTTKEILSEKINTQDHPFYFEINLENNKNLMLPLSSIKEIKKFLLEREEKPNKENKFYLEKLTIKKPERVNINSNFVFRVSCLKDLEIALENGAKTIIFGPEGYKEKFPYKPEIFTEAGKMIEDTKGQMIISTPRIVRKEFEVITEIIKKQENPIILVANTAMLEFVLSEGISFVIDHSLNVFNSYALQLMSYLGASMVHVSNELNLDEISNLKTNIPIEITAYGNLEMMVSEGCVLFSKSQCSSLCKDRDFCLKDNKVKYPVFIDESCRTHILNAHTQNLINEKDTLLDLNLKLRIDLRATNESLVPKVISAFLSKSRDLNISDFSSNNKEKLYFTKGHIFRGVE; via the coding sequence TTGGAAAACATTTATTTTTCAGAAAAAAAAGATGTCACAATACCAGAGTTATTGTCCCCTGCTGGAGACTTTGAAACTTTAAAAGCTGCTATATTTGCAGGAGCTGACGCAGTGTACTTTGGAGCAAAGAATTTTTCAGCAAGAAGCAGCGCAAAAAATTTTGACAAGGAAGAGATTAAAAGTGCAATTCTATTTGCACATGAAAGAAACGTAAAATGTTACATAACAGTTAATACCCTAATAAAAGACAGCGAATTCTATGAGTGCATGAAATTAATTGAACAATTATGCGATCTCAAGGCAGATGCAATAATTGTTCAAGACCTCGGGTTAATATATAAGATTAGGGAAGAATTTCCAAATTTAGAGATTCACGCAAGCACACAAACCACCACGACCTCTTTACATGGAGCGAAATTTTTAAAGGGGTTGGGCGTCTCTAGGGTTATACTTGCAAGAGAGTTATCCCTCTTTGAAATTTCTGAAATTGCTGAAGTTATAGATACAGAAATATTTGTTCACGGAGCGCTCTGTTACTCGTACTCAGGGCAGTGTCTTATGAGTAGTTTAATAGGAGGAAGATCTGGCAATAGAGGAAGGTGCGCACAGCCGTGTAGAATGGAATATTCTCTTTTAAATGGAGAGAGCCTGATCGAGACTGGGCACCTTCTTTCTATGAAAGATCTTTGCCTTTATCCGATACTGCCAGAAATCCTAAAAACTAAGATAAAGTCTTTAAAGATAGAGGGTAGGTTAAAATCAAGAACATACGTTGCAAACGTTACTCGAATATATAGAAATGCATTAGACTCTATCCAAGAGATGTATTCATCTGGAAATCAAAAAATATTCAAACCCTCAAAGAGCGATTTGGATGACTTGGCAGAGTGTTTTAATAGAACTTTCACTACCTATAACATAAAAGCACCTATACATCAAAGAAGACACTCTCAGATGAAACTAATAAAAAACAAGGAAAATACATTTATGGATAGTTCAAGGCCTAACAACAGAGGTTTGTTTATAGGAAGAATAACTACTTCAGAGAACAAACTATACTTTGAACCTTTGAGGGAGTGTAGTAAAAACGATTGCTTTGTGATATTTTCTTCTCAGGGAAACATAACGCTTGAGTCAAATGACTTTTACATAAAAGATAAAAAAGTTTTTATATCAAATTACAAAATCAGGTCAAAAATACTCGAAGGTGACAGAGTTTTCAGGGTTAGATCTGGCATTCTCGAAGAAAGGGCCAATGAAATATTTCGACGCTCAATTAAGAGATATCGAGTAAAAGTTAACATAGAACTAGACTCAGACAAAATTATAGTAAAAGCTGACAACAAACAAAAGAGATTAGTAAAAAAAATAAATTTAGAAATTGCAAAAAAATATCCTACTACAAAAGAGATATTATCTGAAAAAATAAACACTCAAGATCATCCATTTTATTTTGAAATAAACTTGGAAAACAATAAAAACCTGATGTTGCCCTTGAGTTCTATAAAAGAAATTAAGAAATTTCTTTTGGAAAGAGAAGAAAAGCCAAACAAAGAAAATAAATTTTATCTTGAAAAACTAACTATAAAAAAGCCAGAAAGGGTAAATATTAATTCTAATTTTGTCTTTAGGGTGTCTTGTTTAAAAGATTTAGAAATAGCTTTAGAAAATGGAGCAAAAACAATCATATTTGGACCAGAAGGATATAAAGAGAAATTCCCCTATAAGCCAGAAATTTTTACAGAAGCAGGGAAGATGATAGAAGATACAAAAGGACAAATGATAATCTCAACCCCAAGAATTGTAAGAAAAGAGTTCGAAGTAATAACCGAGATTATAAAAAAGCAAGAAAACCCAATTATTCTAGTAGCAAACACGGCTATGCTTGAGTTCGTTCTCTCAGAGGGGATAAGCTTTGTAATAGATCACTCCCTAAACGTTTTTAATTCATATGCGCTACAATTAATGAGCTATCTGGGAGCATCTATGGTACACGTCTCAAATGAATTAAATCTTGATGAAATTTCAAATCTAAAAACTAATATACCCATTGAAATTACTGCGTATGGCAATCTGGAAATGATGGTTTCAGAAGGTTGTGTATTGTTTTCAAAAAGCCAGTGTTCGTCTTTGTGCAAAGATAGAGATTTTTGCCTTAAAGACAACAAAGTTAAGTATCCAGTTTTTATAGATGAAAGCTGCAGAACCCACATATTAAATGCTCATACCCAAAATTTAATTAACGAGAAAGATACCCTTTTAGATCTAAATCTAAAATTAAGAATCGATCTGAGGGCAACAAATGAGAGTCTTGTGCCAAAAGTTATCAGTGCTTTTTTAAGCAAATCTAGAGATCTTAATATTTCTGATTTTAGCTCAAACAACAAAGAGAAACTTTATTTTACAAAAGGGCATATCTTCAGGGGTGTAGAGTAA
- a CDS encoding AAA family ATPase, which produces MKILKIRLKNINSLYNEWTIDFTHPEFISNSIFLITGQTGAGKSTILDAISLALYGKTPRLGKISRNNNELMSRNTNECFSEVTFETQKGLYKVLWFQKRTRELQPPQRELHDVKNNKIIETGINKVEEKVIELTGMTYDQFTRSILLAQGDFASFLKANYDERSAILEQITGTQIYSEISIMVYEKRKTEREQLGLIKKELEALRVLSPEEERDLIFQQNSYIMQEKICDEELAQLNERFNAKKKEKDLEIEIEQLERDLLDINQKLSDCEIKKLRLEKAKEARIIYPEYKELKSLEDSLQDISRSLENKEAKEKGLSKNLEDLKKRLEKIMQKMQKFAEKKEKIGPLINEARTIDLNIQSLSKQEEIYKKLINDASKKKREILSQIDLTKYKIESTKGRIREINKTLLENSHLEKLKDSLPELKSFIEMIKDLEERFLDIEKNLSSKGKEETKLTLDVQIEYEKLAQRTKEKEGLESEITSLQKDIESLLSYKDINEIKKEFDSKRTKKPYLEMCKSEKERLEKIDLDIKERDKEFESLKLEKERLEEERKQKEHEKKLVEEFLEANKKKFEEFSLLKNFERTREILEEGKPCPVCGSTHHPYKQRENILIDYSFIEKYNNNLENIEKLKNDILEISTKISLQENKLQNNFAQKERLLSAKNESLNKIQEIENKVNYHIDLAVLDIEIEKNDIEINNLASIIERYEVLENNINKKNKELVSLKEDINSLKEAINSKEQKLNIIKAEISNLQATKEELIDQKHSQENNISCILQKVGIETALSKELNILYLDLKKRYEEFLKVKEINIKYQLNLGNEEKNLEKLQFDLKDIEEEIRNYQEEFNKITSEIRNLKEKRYKTLRNYDPDLCEKRLREIRENLEKELQDSQIAFSNLEKDRSFLNGEIENIKKKKYDLEDLYKLKKSKFESLLRKHNFTDRTNFEESLLSDEEIALISKELEAKELEREVLNSKIFERKRKIEKIRELIGENSQTLEEINKDLEFQKEKLKNIRENIGMLKQKLTANNETKEQYNNLIQEIEMREKNLKKYDILYDLIGSSDGKKFRSFAQEITFDILIKHANRHLKRISDRYILTKDKKEKLCFSVIDNYQAGEIRSTKNLSGGESFIVSLALALGLSSMSSKNVRVDSLFLDEGFGTLDEETLETALDAISNLNQENKTIGIISHLTYIQERVPTQIRVIPKPGGKSIIVGPGVSRY; this is translated from the coding sequence GTGAAAATTCTTAAAATAAGGCTAAAAAACATAAATTCACTTTACAACGAATGGACTATAGATTTTACACACCCTGAATTCATATCAAACTCTATATTTTTAATTACAGGGCAAACGGGCGCTGGTAAATCTACCATATTGGACGCCATCTCCCTTGCTTTATATGGCAAAACTCCAAGATTAGGTAAGATTTCCAGAAATAATAACGAGTTGATGTCAAGAAATACTAATGAATGCTTTTCCGAAGTTACTTTCGAAACGCAGAAAGGTTTGTATAAAGTATTATGGTTTCAAAAAAGGACTAGAGAACTACAACCCCCACAAAGAGAGTTACACGACGTTAAAAATAACAAAATCATAGAGACAGGGATAAACAAGGTAGAAGAAAAAGTAATTGAACTTACAGGAATGACCTACGATCAATTTACAAGGTCTATCCTGTTAGCACAGGGCGACTTTGCATCCTTTTTAAAAGCCAACTATGATGAAAGATCGGCAATTCTTGAACAAATTACAGGCACCCAGATTTACAGCGAGATATCTATAATGGTTTACGAAAAAAGAAAGACAGAGAGAGAACAGTTAGGATTAATAAAAAAAGAACTTGAAGCTCTCAGAGTATTAAGTCCCGAAGAGGAAAGGGATCTAATATTTCAACAAAATTCTTATATTATGCAAGAAAAAATTTGTGATGAAGAACTCGCACAATTGAACGAAAGGTTTAACGCTAAAAAGAAAGAAAAGGATTTAGAAATAGAAATAGAGCAGTTAGAAAGGGACCTCTTAGATATCAACCAAAAGCTTTCAGATTGTGAGATAAAAAAATTAAGATTGGAGAAAGCCAAAGAAGCAAGGATTATTTATCCTGAATACAAAGAGTTAAAGAGTCTAGAGGATTCATTACAAGATATAAGCCGTTCTTTGGAAAACAAAGAAGCTAAAGAAAAAGGCTTGAGTAAAAATTTAGAAGACTTAAAGAAAAGACTAGAAAAAATAATGCAAAAAATGCAAAAATTTGCAGAAAAAAAGGAAAAAATAGGACCTCTTATAAATGAAGCAAGGACTATTGACTTAAATATACAAAGTTTAAGTAAACAAGAAGAAATATATAAAAAACTAATTAATGACGCCTCTAAGAAAAAGAGAGAAATATTAAGTCAGATAGATTTAACAAAGTATAAAATAGAAAGCACCAAGGGGAGAATAAGAGAAATTAACAAAACCCTCTTAGAGAACTCCCATCTTGAAAAATTAAAAGATTCCCTTCCAGAATTAAAGAGCTTCATCGAAATGATAAAGGATTTAGAAGAGAGATTTCTTGATATAGAAAAAAATTTGTCTTCTAAGGGTAAAGAAGAAACAAAATTAACGCTTGATGTACAAATAGAATATGAAAAATTAGCTCAAAGGACAAAAGAAAAAGAAGGCCTTGAATCAGAAATAACATCCCTTCAAAAAGATATAGAGAGTTTGCTTTCGTATAAAGACATTAACGAAATAAAAAAGGAATTTGACAGTAAAAGAACAAAGAAACCATACCTTGAAATGTGTAAGTCAGAGAAGGAAAGATTGGAAAAGATAGATCTAGATATCAAAGAAAGAGATAAAGAATTTGAATCTTTAAAATTAGAAAAAGAAAGGTTAGAAGAGGAAAGAAAACAAAAAGAACATGAAAAGAAATTAGTCGAAGAGTTTTTAGAAGCAAACAAAAAGAAGTTCGAAGAATTTAGCCTTCTAAAAAATTTTGAAAGGACAAGAGAAATTCTGGAAGAGGGTAAACCTTGTCCGGTCTGCGGCTCTACTCATCATCCTTATAAACAAAGGGAAAATATCTTAATTGACTACTCTTTTATCGAAAAATATAACAATAATTTAGAAAACATAGAGAAGCTCAAAAACGATATTCTCGAAATAAGTACAAAAATTAGTTTGCAAGAGAATAAACTTCAAAATAATTTTGCTCAAAAAGAAAGATTGTTAAGTGCAAAAAATGAATCTCTTAATAAAATTCAAGAAATTGAAAATAAAGTCAACTACCATATAGACCTTGCTGTTTTAGATATAGAAATTGAAAAAAACGATATCGAAATAAATAATTTAGCTAGCATAATCGAAAGATATGAGGTTTTAGAAAATAATATAAATAAAAAAAATAAAGAACTTGTATCCTTAAAAGAGGATATCAATTCGCTAAAAGAGGCTATCAATTCTAAAGAACAAAAGCTTAACATCATAAAGGCTGAGATCTCAAATTTGCAAGCTACTAAAGAAGAGTTAATTGATCAAAAACATTCTCAAGAAAATAATATTTCATGCATTCTACAAAAGGTTGGCATTGAAACAGCCTTATCCAAAGAACTAAATATCTTGTACTTAGATCTCAAAAAAAGATATGAAGAGTTTTTAAAAGTCAAAGAAATAAATATAAAATACCAGCTAAACCTGGGAAATGAAGAAAAAAACTTAGAGAAATTACAGTTTGACCTGAAAGATATAGAAGAAGAAATTAGAAATTATCAAGAAGAATTCAATAAAATTACTTCAGAAATAAGAAATCTAAAAGAAAAAAGATACAAAACCCTTAGAAATTATGATCCTGATCTATGTGAAAAAAGGTTAAGAGAAATAAGAGAAAATTTAGAAAAAGAGTTACAAGATAGCCAAATTGCTTTCAGTAATTTAGAAAAAGATAGATCCTTTCTAAATGGAGAAATTGAAAATATAAAGAAGAAAAAGTATGATTTAGAAGACTTGTATAAGCTTAAAAAAAGTAAATTTGAAAGTCTTTTAAGAAAACATAATTTTACAGATAGAACAAACTTTGAAGAGTCGCTTCTTTCGGATGAAGAAATTGCGCTCATATCTAAAGAGCTTGAAGCCAAAGAATTGGAAAGAGAAGTGCTTAATTCAAAAATATTTGAAAGAAAAAGAAAGATAGAGAAAATAAGAGAACTAATTGGAGAAAACAGCCAAACTTTGGAAGAGATAAATAAAGACTTGGAATTCCAAAAGGAAAAACTTAAAAATATCAGAGAAAATATTGGAATGCTGAAGCAAAAACTAACAGCAAATAACGAAACAAAGGAACAGTACAACAATTTAATACAGGAAATAGAAATGAGAGAAAAAAATTTAAAAAAATATGACATATTATATGATCTTATTGGATCATCAGATGGAAAAAAATTTAGGAGTTTTGCTCAAGAGATCACGTTTGACATATTAATAAAACACGCAAATAGACACCTAAAGAGAATTAGCGATAGATATATCCTCACAAAGGATAAAAAAGAAAAGCTTTGTTTTTCTGTAATAGACAATTACCAGGCAGGAGAAATTAGAAGCACAAAAAATTTATCTGGAGGAGAGAGCTTCATTGTAAGCCTTGCTTTAGCTCTTGGGCTATCATCTATGTCAAGTAAAAACGTCAGAGTAGATTCGCTGTTTCTTGATGAGGGATTTGGCACATTAGACGAGGAGACACTAGAAACTGCTCTTGATGCGATATCTAATTTAAATCAAGAAAACAAAACAATAGGAATAATATCTCACCTCACATATATCCAGGAAAGAGTTCCTACTCAGATAAGAGTTATACCAAAACCCGGCGGAAAAAGCATAATCGTAGGCCCTGGAGTAAGTAGATACTGA
- a CDS encoding exonuclease SbcCD subunit D C-terminal domain-containing protein: protein MNKIKPLRVLHTSDWHIGDTICSKRRYDEFELALNWLYRIVEEKDVDIVLISGDIFNTSTPSSQAQELYYRFLHNISKSRCKHVVITAGNHDSPSFLSAPKEILKALNVHVIGSISDKLEDEVMVLKDNENIPILIVCAVPYLREKDITFPEEEEIYSEREIKIINAIKKHYDLVFEIAKNKKTELGLNIPIVVMGHLFLNSAILEDNDGVRDLYVGSLCQIPVEFLPHEADYIALGHLHTPQSVSKNEKIRYSGSLLPMNFKPYEQKKTVFLAQFYNGALNVESIEIPKKKELISLSGSFEEIKQKIENLSLTEKEYYLEVIYSGEEIVPNLKEKIEDLPRSNKIEILKIKNNRLNRSSEDDSEAIDIDLSLDLFSIFERCLDENSISEEQKIELRNAFKEILKSMSEKDLLSENS from the coding sequence TTGAATAAAATAAAGCCACTGAGGGTTCTTCATACGTCTGATTGGCATATTGGAGACACCATTTGTTCAAAGAGAAGATATGATGAGTTTGAACTTGCCCTAAATTGGCTATATAGAATAGTAGAAGAAAAAGACGTCGACATAGTGTTAATATCTGGAGATATTTTTAACACAAGTACCCCTAGTAGTCAGGCACAAGAGTTATATTACAGATTTTTGCACAATATATCCAAATCAAGATGTAAACACGTGGTGATTACTGCCGGTAATCACGACTCGCCTTCTTTTTTGTCAGCACCGAAAGAGATATTAAAGGCATTAAACGTTCACGTAATAGGATCAATTTCTGACAAATTAGAAGACGAAGTTATGGTTTTAAAAGATAATGAAAACATACCCATACTAATAGTTTGTGCAGTACCATATTTAAGAGAAAAGGACATAACATTTCCTGAAGAGGAAGAAATATATAGCGAAAGAGAAATAAAAATTATCAATGCAATTAAGAAACACTATGACCTGGTCTTTGAGATCGCAAAGAATAAAAAAACCGAGTTAGGGCTTAATATTCCAATAGTCGTAATGGGGCACTTGTTTTTAAATTCCGCAATACTAGAGGATAACGATGGAGTTAGAGATCTTTATGTAGGGTCATTATGTCAGATACCAGTAGAGTTTTTGCCACACGAAGCTGACTACATTGCCCTCGGCCACCTTCATACGCCTCAAAGTGTTAGCAAAAATGAAAAAATAAGATATTCTGGTTCTTTATTGCCAATGAATTTTAAACCATATGAACAGAAAAAAACTGTATTCCTCGCCCAATTCTATAACGGAGCTCTAAACGTGGAAAGTATAGAAATTCCCAAAAAGAAGGAACTAATATCCTTAAGCGGCTCATTTGAAGAAATAAAACAAAAAATTGAAAATTTATCATTGACTGAAAAAGAATACTACCTAGAGGTAATTTATAGCGGGGAAGAAATAGTCCCAAATTTAAAAGAAAAAATAGAAGATTTGCCAAGATCAAATAAAATAGAGATACTAAAAATTAAAAATAACAGGCTGAATAGGTCTTCAGAAGATGATTCTGAAGCTATAGATATAGACCTAAGCTTAGATTTATTTTCAATCTTCGAAAGGTGCTTAGACGAAAACTCAATATCAGAAGAACAAAAGATTGAACTGAGAAACGCTTTTAAAGAAATTCTAAAATCTATGAGCGAAAAGGACTTGCTAAGTGAAAATTCTTAA
- a CDS encoding TQO small subunit DoxD encodes MQTEKKVSFDSISDLLIPIRLILGWQFFSAFLRRVVNAPEKLDPNSPAYMGHAFNHFLPHALFIKPMIEFLITHVHLLYIFLLTFTIIEGLVGIGLILGLLTRLSALGAALLSFGILLGSGWLGSTCVDEWQIGIAGIGCGIVVMCFGGGQFSIDYILFRKRTSKILKLLTSGPLDLNSAQIRNVALIFSLVAVSITLFTYQALHNGLYGKLYNLSKEPKIEILGANLYDNGELKLLIYRVDGPDTYGAFVRQIIVFNNSGNIVETFDPNETSVDKSKIKNFYLNKIKPNKYSLVVPLGAKAEIDLLPNQNIKLEKGKYKVELIDISGIKWTKDINVN; translated from the coding sequence ATGCAAACAGAAAAAAAGGTTTCATTTGATAGCATATCTGATCTTCTCATTCCTATCAGATTAATTTTAGGTTGGCAGTTTTTCAGCGCATTTCTAAGGAGAGTGGTAAATGCACCAGAAAAACTCGATCCAAATTCGCCTGCATATATGGGGCACGCATTCAATCACTTTTTACCGCATGCGCTGTTCATTAAACCGATGATAGAATTTTTAATCACTCACGTTCATTTGCTTTATATCTTCTTACTTACTTTTACTATTATTGAAGGCTTGGTAGGTATAGGCTTAATCTTAGGCTTGTTAACAAGGTTGTCTGCGCTCGGAGCAGCTCTATTGTCGTTTGGCATACTCCTGGGTTCTGGCTGGTTGGGCTCGACTTGTGTAGATGAGTGGCAAATAGGCATTGCAGGAATTGGCTGTGGAATAGTTGTTATGTGTTTTGGAGGCGGGCAATTTTCTATAGATTATATTCTCTTCAGAAAAAGGACTTCAAAAATTCTAAAACTACTTACGTCTGGTCCACTAGATTTAAACAGTGCTCAGATAAGAAATGTTGCCTTAATTTTTAGCTTAGTTGCAGTCTCTATAACTCTTTTTACATATCAAGCACTGCACAACGGCCTCTACGGCAAACTGTATAACCTTTCAAAAGAACCAAAAATAGAAATCTTAGGCGCAAACTTGTACGACAACGGAGAATTAAAGCTACTTATTTACAGAGTTGATGGACCAGATACATATGGGGCATTTGTCAGGCAAATTATTGTATTTAATAACTCTGGTAATATCGTTGAAACTTTCGATCCAAATGAAACAAGCGTTGACAAGTCCAAAATCAAAAATTTTTACCTTAACAAGATAAAGCCAAATAAATATAGTTTAGTAGTGCCACTTGGGGCTAAAGCTGAGATAGACCTTTTGCCAAATCAAAATATAAAACTCGAAAAAGGAAAATACAAAGTAGAATTAATAGATATAAGCGGCATAAAGTGGACAAAGGATATAAACGTAAACTGA